Proteins co-encoded in one Symmachiella macrocystis genomic window:
- a CDS encoding ABC transporter ATP-binding protein, with translation MIKINDLSIRQGDFTLENISFEVPTGHYAVLMGKTGSGKSTILEAICGLRSIRSGRIDLGGRDVTGLKPGSRGVGYVPQDAALFMSMSVRDNLAFALRIRNWKKAAINERVDELAQMLGLEHLLNRMPHGLSGGEAQRVSLGRALAFHPTVLCLDEPLSALDESTRKEMYKVLESVKARAGVTTLHVTHHSGEAQRLADNVLKLQAGRVLDTTKAATDISIPVMPSSADDTSRSPISRQSISESES, from the coding sequence GTGATCAAAATAAACGACCTCTCAATTCGACAAGGCGATTTCACGCTCGAGAACATCAGTTTCGAAGTGCCGACGGGACACTACGCCGTGCTCATGGGAAAAACCGGCTCCGGTAAATCGACGATCCTCGAAGCCATCTGTGGTTTACGATCCATCCGCAGCGGACGGATCGACTTGGGTGGCCGAGACGTGACCGGACTCAAACCAGGAAGCCGCGGCGTGGGATATGTTCCCCAGGATGCCGCTTTGTTTATGTCGATGTCGGTCCGTGACAACCTGGCGTTCGCCTTGCGAATTCGGAATTGGAAAAAAGCGGCCATCAACGAGCGGGTTGATGAATTGGCACAGATGTTGGGGTTGGAGCATCTTTTAAACCGGATGCCGCACGGTCTGAGCGGCGGCGAAGCGCAGCGTGTGTCACTGGGGCGGGCCTTGGCGTTTCACCCCACAGTGCTTTGTCTGGACGAACCGCTCAGTGCGTTGGACGAATCGACCCGTAAAGAGATGTATAAAGTATTGGAATCGGTCAAAGCCCGCGCCGGCGTGACGACGTTGCACGTCACGCACCATTCAGGCGAGGCACAGCGTTTGGCGGACAATGTTCTGAAACTTCAAGCCGGCCGAGTTTTGGATACGACGAAAGCTGCGACCGACATTTCGATTCCGGTTATGCCTTCTTCCGCAGACGACACATCGCGCAGTCCCATCTCCCGGCAATCGATTTCGGAGTCTGAATCGTGA
- a CDS encoding AAA family ATPase, with product MSTETSSDLSAKVQSLHQNLATVIQGKSEVLDILVIALLSGGSVLMEDVPGVGKTTLAKALAKSIDVEFQRVQFTPDLLPNDILGSSIYNPVDGTFTFRKGPVFCNVLLADEINRASPRTQSALLEAMSESQATIEGMQHDLPAPFIVLATQNPVDYHGTYPLPEAQLDRFLVQLDLGYPDAQTEVDILFSQAERHPLENLESVLSHEDVLQLQAAVKQIRVDESVARYIVDLIQQSRNDSRLKLGVSPRGSLMLFRASQAAAFAAGRDYVLPDDVQKLALHVLPHRLILTSKAKYGSDNKKEIVAEILKHVRVPT from the coding sequence ATGAGTACGGAAACGAGTTCGGATTTGTCCGCCAAGGTCCAGTCCCTGCATCAAAATCTGGCCACCGTCATTCAGGGCAAAAGCGAAGTCCTGGACATCTTGGTGATCGCCCTGCTCAGTGGCGGTTCGGTGCTCATGGAGGATGTGCCGGGCGTGGGGAAAACCACGCTGGCCAAGGCGCTTGCTAAATCGATCGACGTTGAGTTTCAACGTGTGCAATTCACACCCGACCTGCTGCCCAACGATATTCTCGGCTCATCAATCTATAACCCCGTCGATGGTACGTTTACGTTTCGAAAAGGTCCGGTCTTTTGTAACGTGCTGTTGGCCGATGAAATCAACCGCGCGTCGCCGCGAACGCAATCGGCCTTGTTGGAGGCGATGAGCGAATCGCAGGCCACCATCGAAGGGATGCAGCACGATTTGCCGGCGCCGTTTATTGTCCTGGCCACACAAAACCCCGTCGACTATCACGGCACCTATCCACTTCCCGAGGCGCAGCTGGACCGGTTTCTCGTGCAACTTGATCTGGGATATCCCGATGCACAGACCGAAGTCGATATCTTGTTCTCGCAAGCGGAACGGCATCCGCTCGAAAATTTGGAATCGGTCCTGTCACACGAAGACGTCCTGCAACTGCAGGCGGCGGTCAAACAGATTCGCGTCGACGAATCGGTCGCACGTTATATCGTGGATCTGATTCAACAATCGCGCAACGACAGTCGGTTAAAACTGGGCGTCAGTCCTCGTGGATCGTTGATGTTGTTTCGCGCGTCGCAAGCAGCTGCGTTTGCCGCGGGGCGCGATTACGTCTTGCCCGACGACGTGCAAAAACTCGCCCTGCATGTCCTGCCGCATCGCTTGATATTGACCTCCAAAGCAAAATACGGCAGTGATAACAAAAAGGAAATCGTTGCCGAGATCCTCAAACATGTGCGAGTTCCTACATGA
- a CDS encoding sulfatase family protein, whose translation MSQAYLIRGTAALFAVLLFFAGNSAVTHAADKPNFIVIYCDNLGYGDIGCFGSTQHRTPNIDRMAAEGLKLTSFYVSSGVCTPSRASLMTGCYPRRVNLHESAKGGIVLRPVGQRGLHPDEITIAEVLKQQGYATACIGKWHLGDQPQFLPTRQGFDRYFGIPYSDDMTQRPGQPWPPLPLMEGEKVIEAPVDRNTLTKRYTEAAVEFIEQNRDRPFFLYLPHAMPGSTREPFASEAFSGKSANGAYGDSVEEIDWSTGEILETLKELGLDERTMVIWTSDNGAPRRNPPQGSNQPLGGWGYTTQEGGMRVPCLVRQPGTVPAGAVSDELCTTMDLLPTFAKLSGSFAPENRIIDGKDITPILVGDDDAKSPHEAFYYYQRGQLQAVRSGKWKLHLALPKPRGKKQPRTFALYDVVADLGETTDLADKHPGIVKKLQRFAEAARKDLGDEGHPGKNQRAAGHEPHPTPRELTR comes from the coding sequence ATGTCTCAGGCCTATCTAATTCGAGGGACGGCGGCTCTGTTTGCAGTCCTGTTGTTTTTCGCTGGCAATTCCGCAGTAACTCATGCGGCGGACAAACCGAATTTCATCGTCATCTATTGCGACAATTTGGGTTATGGCGACATCGGTTGTTTCGGCTCAACCCAGCATCGCACTCCCAATATCGATCGCATGGCGGCCGAGGGTTTGAAGCTCACCAGTTTCTATGTATCGAGCGGAGTCTGTACCCCATCACGCGCGAGTCTAATGACCGGTTGTTATCCGCGGCGCGTCAATCTTCACGAAAGTGCAAAAGGCGGAATCGTCTTGCGGCCTGTCGGTCAGCGCGGACTGCATCCCGATGAAATCACCATTGCCGAAGTCCTTAAACAACAAGGCTATGCTACGGCTTGTATCGGCAAATGGCATTTGGGGGATCAGCCGCAGTTTTTGCCCACGCGGCAAGGCTTTGATCGCTACTTTGGCATTCCCTATAGCGATGACATGACGCAGCGTCCCGGCCAACCCTGGCCGCCATTGCCGTTGATGGAGGGGGAGAAAGTGATCGAAGCTCCTGTCGATCGCAATACGCTCACCAAACGGTATACCGAAGCGGCAGTAGAGTTTATTGAACAAAACCGAGACCGTCCTTTCTTTCTCTACTTGCCGCACGCCATGCCGGGGAGCACGCGGGAACCATTTGCTAGCGAAGCCTTTTCTGGGAAATCGGCGAATGGTGCCTATGGTGATTCAGTGGAAGAGATCGATTGGTCGACCGGTGAAATCCTCGAAACGCTCAAAGAACTTGGTCTCGATGAGCGGACCATGGTCATCTGGACTTCCGACAACGGCGCGCCACGACGCAATCCGCCGCAAGGCAGCAATCAACCGTTGGGAGGGTGGGGGTACACGACCCAGGAAGGGGGCATGCGCGTTCCGTGTCTTGTCCGCCAACCGGGTACGGTACCTGCTGGGGCAGTCAGCGATGAACTTTGCACGACCATGGACCTACTGCCGACATTTGCGAAACTCTCCGGAAGTTTCGCTCCAGAAAATCGCATCATCGACGGCAAAGACATCACACCCATATTGGTTGGCGACGACGACGCGAAATCTCCGCACGAGGCGTTCTACTACTATCAACGAGGGCAACTTCAAGCAGTTCGTAGCGGGAAGTGGAAGCTGCATCTGGCGCTGCCCAAGCCCCGTGGTAAAAAGCAACCGCGCACGTTTGCCCTATACGATGTCGTTGCCGACCTTGGTGAAACCACGGATCTCGCTGATAAGCACCCCGGCATTGTTAAGAAACTGCAAAGATTTGCGGAGGCCGCGCGCAAAGACCTTGGTGATGAGGGGCATCCGGGAAAAAACCAACGCGCAGCGGGGCATGAGCCTCATCCTACGCCGCGGGAATTGACCCGGTAG
- a CDS encoding extracellular solute-binding protein has translation MRRDTEFVLTSRPGAVNSLYLFAVIVLLVLLGLGWVLVDMGAVQTKSGDELFMYCAAGMRVPIEKIAADYEHEFGVPVRVTYDGSNTLLSTITAHQKGDLYLAADDFYINQAQDSGLVQEMLPLATMRPVIAVAQGNPKNIQSLDDLFRDGVKTALGNPEQAAVGKMTKKLLVDSGDWEKLSAHVTETGVFEPTVPAVANAVKVGAIDAGIIWDTTAKIIPGLDYIAVPELDPGISEVTLGVLTSSKQPTAALHFARYVAAREKGLPVFSQGGWEVVDGDVWSDRPELTFYCGSVNRRAVEPVLEAFQKREGVVVNTVYNGCGILTGQMRTIVDQDQGKGFPDTYMACDVYYLDTVKEMFQDAVNVSDTEVVIAVQKGNPKNIASLQDLTKPGMRVSVGQPRQCTIGVLTKQLLEKEGVYDGVMDNVVTQTTTSALLVPTVATGSLDATLAYATDTLAEGDKIDVVRIESPAGKAVQPFSIARSSDQKYLSRRLYTAISRSKDQFEEAGFHWRLDDVIGIEGAEQLPGSQGTDFLDPPAKISPPQ, from the coding sequence ATGCGTCGCGATACGGAATTTGTCCTAACGAGCCGGCCCGGTGCGGTAAATAGCTTATATCTATTTGCCGTCATCGTGTTGCTTGTCCTGCTGGGATTGGGCTGGGTGTTGGTCGACATGGGAGCTGTTCAGACGAAGAGCGGTGATGAGTTGTTTATGTATTGCGCAGCCGGCATGCGCGTGCCGATTGAAAAAATCGCCGCTGACTACGAACATGAATTCGGCGTCCCTGTCCGTGTCACCTACGATGGTTCGAACACATTACTCAGCACGATCACAGCGCATCAAAAGGGAGACCTGTACCTTGCCGCTGATGATTTTTACATCAATCAAGCGCAAGACTCAGGGCTTGTCCAAGAGATGTTGCCGTTGGCAACCATGCGGCCGGTCATTGCTGTTGCTCAGGGAAACCCCAAAAACATCCAAAGTCTCGACGACCTCTTTCGCGACGGCGTAAAAACTGCACTCGGAAATCCCGAGCAGGCAGCGGTTGGGAAAATGACCAAGAAGCTGTTGGTTGATTCGGGCGACTGGGAAAAACTATCGGCGCACGTGACCGAGACCGGCGTGTTTGAGCCAACAGTTCCAGCTGTCGCCAATGCGGTTAAAGTGGGCGCCATTGATGCAGGGATTATTTGGGATACCACTGCCAAAATAATCCCCGGATTGGATTATATTGCTGTTCCCGAACTCGATCCCGGGATCTCTGAAGTCACCTTGGGTGTGCTCACCAGTTCGAAGCAACCGACCGCTGCTTTGCATTTTGCGCGGTATGTGGCAGCGCGGGAAAAAGGACTGCCCGTCTTCTCCCAGGGAGGCTGGGAGGTCGTTGACGGGGATGTTTGGTCTGATCGTCCCGAGTTGACGTTCTATTGTGGATCGGTCAATCGCCGCGCCGTCGAACCAGTCCTCGAAGCGTTTCAAAAACGCGAAGGGGTCGTGGTGAATACGGTGTACAACGGGTGCGGGATTTTAACCGGTCAGATGCGAACGATTGTCGATCAAGATCAAGGTAAAGGATTTCCCGACACGTATATGGCGTGTGATGTGTATTATCTCGACACGGTCAAAGAGATGTTTCAAGACGCTGTCAATGTTTCCGACACGGAGGTGGTCATTGCTGTCCAAAAGGGCAATCCCAAGAATATTGCCAGTCTGCAAGACTTAACTAAGCCCGGCATGCGAGTCTCCGTGGGGCAACCCAGGCAATGCACCATCGGCGTCTTGACCAAGCAGCTGTTAGAAAAAGAAGGCGTGTACGATGGGGTGATGGACAACGTGGTCACGCAGACCACCACCTCCGCATTGTTAGTCCCCACGGTCGCCACCGGTTCGCTGGATGCCACTTTGGCCTACGCGACCGATACCTTAGCCGAAGGGGATAAAATCGATGTCGTGCGTATCGAATCGCCTGCCGGCAAGGCGGTGCAGCCCTTTAGTATCGCTCGTTCCAGCGATCAAAAATATCTATCCCGCCGCTTATACACAGCGATCTCCCGATCCAAAGACCAATTCGAAGAGGCGGGGTTTCATTGGCGGTTGGATGACGTAATCGGCATCGAGGGAGCCGAACAATTGCCGGGATCACAAGGGACTGACTTTCTTGACCCACCCGCTAAGATATCACCCCCACAATGA
- a CDS encoding MoaD/ThiS family protein — protein MNVTVEYAAQVKKAAGIASESLDVAENSTAQDVVRQVAHTHGGGLEELILDGEDNLHPSILLFVGDDQVAWSLPVSLRDRDVVTILSPVSGG, from the coding sequence GTGAATGTCACCGTAGAATATGCGGCTCAAGTGAAAAAGGCGGCTGGTATTGCGTCGGAAAGCTTGGACGTTGCAGAAAACTCGACCGCGCAGGATGTCGTCCGCCAAGTGGCGCACACGCATGGGGGCGGGCTAGAGGAGCTGATTCTTGATGGCGAAGACAATTTGCATCCTTCCATCCTGTTGTTTGTCGGCGATGATCAAGTGGCATGGAGTCTCCCCGTCTCTCTGCGTGATCGTGATGTCGTAACAATCCTTTCGCCCGTATCGGGGGGCTAA
- a CDS encoding ABC transporter permease: MSSTTPPPATPVIVDEHRVGSDAPFFAMLGVIGGVYVLLLLGLLLADVSYMVNSDSADAVELSPTLEPWRPVLRPVLPILEVLRQPPIQYSIKLTLVSCLFTALLSLIVAVPIGYLLSHFRFPGRNLLDALLDIPIVLPPLVVGLSLLILFQFAPFSSISEWVVFEIPAVILAQFMVAAAFAVRTMRATFDQIDTRLEDIALTLGCTRAQAFGMVVLPQARQGMLTAGTLAWARAMGEFGPLLIFAGATRNKTEVLSTTVYFEFSIANLEGAVAVSLIMVFAAIIVLIIARVWGSKNITI, from the coding sequence ATGAGTTCCACCACTCCACCACCGGCTACGCCGGTCATTGTCGACGAACACCGCGTAGGTTCTGATGCCCCCTTTTTTGCGATGCTGGGGGTGATCGGTGGTGTCTATGTGTTGTTGTTGCTCGGCTTATTGTTGGCGGATGTTAGTTATATGGTGAACTCCGATTCGGCTGATGCGGTCGAGTTGAGTCCCACTCTGGAACCATGGCGTCCCGTGTTACGCCCCGTGTTGCCGATTCTCGAAGTGTTGCGGCAACCGCCGATTCAATATTCCATTAAGCTCACACTCGTCTCGTGTTTATTCACGGCCTTGTTGTCGTTAATCGTGGCGGTGCCGATCGGCTATTTGTTATCGCATTTTCGCTTTCCCGGCCGCAACCTGCTCGATGCGCTGCTGGACATCCCCATCGTACTTCCGCCGCTTGTGGTGGGGTTGAGTCTGTTGATCCTGTTTCAGTTTGCTCCATTCAGTTCGATTTCCGAATGGGTTGTCTTTGAAATCCCCGCTGTGATCCTCGCGCAATTCATGGTCGCCGCCGCTTTTGCCGTGCGAACGATGCGGGCCACGTTCGATCAAATCGACACCCGGTTGGAAGACATCGCCCTCACGCTTGGCTGTACGCGGGCGCAAGCATTCGGCATGGTTGTGCTGCCGCAGGCTCGGCAAGGCATGCTGACTGCGGGAACTTTGGCATGGGCACGTGCGATGGGAGAATTCGGACCGCTGTTAATTTTCGCCGGTGCGACCCGCAACAAAACGGAGGTCCTCTCCACAACCGTCTATTTTGAATTTAGCATTGCTAATCTCGAAGGCGCTGTTGCGGTGTCGCTGATTATGGTTTTCGCCGCCATCATTGTGCTGATCATTGCCCGCGTGTGGGGGTCAAAAAATATCACGATTTGA
- a CDS encoding DUF58 domain-containing protein, whose product MKDPLIVPGWVFDAWRFKVTQSARYLLYVSVLAGMGSISVMVPIYQVFCGLVGLLAAAWLCGIIMSPRVTIQGRFPEKTTAGNPVTGQFQVTNRSRWSIYDVALGVFHLPQSLRQTQRDIPLSTLPSKETATLPVTLHAFRRGFYELPDIRAYTLFPFGIFRSGKARKPLSSLLVLPSYHPVAGIDVPVGHRYQPGGIALTSNIGESPEYIGNREYVSGEPIRRLDFRSWARLGKPVVREFHEEYYCRIALIFDTYIPAGRKPTREGFLQLEAAVSLAASVAGALSHGEYIIDIFAAGPELYVFRAGRHTAHFDNVLEILACVDACRSNPFDTISPAVSEELGNISATICVFLDWDASRQQLARQIVEAGSSLKVMIARDGETTVPLHAAEGDVSQYSVQQIQNGGLEIL is encoded by the coding sequence ATGAAAGACCCATTGATCGTGCCGGGGTGGGTGTTTGATGCTTGGCGGTTCAAGGTCACGCAATCCGCGCGGTACTTGCTGTATGTTTCGGTGCTTGCCGGCATGGGATCGATCTCCGTCATGGTCCCGATCTACCAAGTCTTTTGTGGCCTCGTCGGCCTGTTGGCTGCAGCGTGGCTTTGCGGCATTATCATGAGCCCACGCGTGACGATCCAAGGCCGGTTTCCTGAAAAAACGACTGCTGGAAATCCTGTCACCGGTCAGTTCCAAGTGACCAATCGCTCCCGCTGGTCAATTTATGACGTCGCACTGGGGGTCTTTCATTTGCCGCAGTCCCTGCGTCAAACCCAGCGCGATATCCCGCTGTCTACGCTGCCCAGCAAGGAGACCGCCACGTTACCGGTCACCTTGCACGCTTTTCGCCGCGGGTTTTACGAGTTACCCGATATCCGTGCTTACACGCTGTTTCCCTTTGGGATTTTTCGCAGCGGCAAAGCACGCAAACCGCTCTCCTCCTTGTTGGTCCTACCCAGCTATCACCCGGTGGCTGGGATTGATGTTCCGGTGGGGCATCGTTATCAACCCGGCGGTATCGCGCTGACATCCAACATCGGCGAATCCCCCGAATATATTGGCAATCGCGAATACGTCTCGGGCGAACCGATTCGGCGACTCGATTTTCGCTCCTGGGCGCGGTTGGGCAAACCGGTCGTTCGCGAATTCCACGAAGAATACTACTGTCGCATTGCGCTGATCTTCGATACCTACATTCCCGCCGGACGTAAGCCGACCCGCGAAGGATTTTTGCAGCTCGAAGCCGCCGTGAGTCTGGCCGCCTCCGTCGCCGGCGCATTGTCGCATGGAGAATACATTATCGATATTTTCGCCGCGGGACCGGAACTGTATGTGTTTCGCGCCGGACGTCATACAGCGCACTTTGACAACGTGCTGGAAATTCTAGCGTGCGTCGATGCCTGTCGCAGCAACCCGTTCGATACGATCTCCCCCGCTGTGTCGGAGGAACTGGGAAATATTTCCGCCACGATTTGCGTGTTCCTCGATTGGGACGCGTCGCGACAGCAGCTGGCCCGCCAAATCGTCGAAGCGGGAAGCAGCCTAAAAGTCATGATCGCCCGCGATGGCGAAACCACCGTTCCTTTGCATGCCGCGGAAGGTGATGTTTCGCAATACTCAGTGCAGCAAATCCAAAATGGAGGCTTGGAAATACTGTGA